Proteins encoded within one genomic window of Pararhizobium capsulatum DSM 1112:
- a CDS encoding CRISPR-associated endonuclease Cas3'' has translation MSYYAHSGTPNDKNDWQELGEHLHAVAHLAGQMAASMGLEKAAFLAGLFHDLGKYTREFQKRLDGAEIRVDHSTAGGWHVLQAVQGQDRFVAELIAYVILGHHAGLPDMRGMDGALTERIAGFRSETLDPAWQTELTWGASGLAPSFSWQKDWLAFQVAFCGRMLFSCLVDADYKDTEAFYTKLEGRQVDRQWQPLQAVLPGFLAGFEAHIAGRAGADSDLNRLRSHILAHVRDKAQETPGLFTLTVPTGGGKALTSLAFALDHAKAHGHSRIIYTIPFTEAWIETRYDRAGAAAGRVASFAEAWIETDHRPIRDGSSWSPPSRRPG, from the coding sequence ATGTCTTATTACGCGCATTCTGGGACGCCTAACGACAAAAATGACTGGCAGGAATTGGGGGAACATCTGCATGCCGTGGCGCATCTGGCGGGCCAGATGGCCGCGTCCATGGGGCTGGAAAAGGCGGCTTTCCTGGCCGGGCTCTTCCATGATCTCGGCAAATACACCCGCGAGTTCCAGAAACGGCTCGATGGCGCCGAAATCCGTGTGGACCATTCCACGGCGGGTGGGTGGCACGTTCTTCAAGCGGTTCAGGGGCAGGACAGATTTGTTGCGGAGCTGATCGCCTATGTCATTCTGGGTCATCATGCCGGTCTTCCTGACATGCGCGGCATGGACGGTGCGTTGACGGAGCGTATCGCGGGCTTCAGGAGCGAAACGCTCGATCCGGCGTGGCAAACCGAATTGACCTGGGGCGCTTCGGGGTTGGCGCCCAGTTTTTCATGGCAAAAGGACTGGCTAGCCTTCCAGGTGGCGTTTTGCGGCCGCATGCTTTTTTCCTGCCTTGTGGATGCCGACTACAAGGATACCGAGGCTTTTTACACAAAGCTGGAAGGCCGTCAGGTTGATCGACAATGGCAGCCTCTCCAGGCGGTGTTGCCGGGTTTTCTGGCCGGCTTTGAAGCCCATATTGCGGGCAGGGCGGGCGCTGACAGCGATCTCAACAGGCTGCGGTCGCATATCCTTGCGCATGTTCGTGACAAGGCACAGGAGACGCCGGGACTTTTCACGCTGACAGTGCCGACCGGGGGCGGTAAGGCGCTGACATCGCTCGCCTTTGCGCTCGATCACGCAAAGGCCCACGGCCATAGCCGGATCATATACACCATTCCGTTCACGGAGGCGTGGATCGAAACTCGATATGATCGAGCAGGCGCAGCAGCAGGCCGCGTCGCCTCCTTCGCGGAGGCGTGGATCGAAACAGATCATCGTCCCATTCGCGACGGTAGTTCTTGGTCGCCTCCTTCGCGGAGGCCTGGGTAG
- a CDS encoding transporter substrate-binding domain-containing protein yields the protein MKIMKSIVKAACFSALMLAATGSHAEDKKWTHVTIATEGAFKPYNFTKPDGTLDGYEIELTKYLCDHIKVECEIVVQNFDGMIPALNAGKFDAIISGMSATEKREKVIDFSNSYGSTGQAFATLKSSPLAGMPSKGEVFSLASNEAGAMAILEKVKPMLQGKTIGVQTASTGASFVDKYLKGVVEVREYKTTEEHDLDLAAGRVDVVMASMAYLTTASEKPGNEGMTTAGPRFQGGFLGRGSSVGLRKTDPELKAMFNDAIAAAKADGTIKKLSEKWFGFDVTPL from the coding sequence ATGAAAATCATGAAATCAATCGTCAAGGCGGCCTGTTTCTCCGCGCTGATGCTGGCAGCGACCGGCTCCCATGCCGAAGACAAGAAGTGGACGCATGTAACGATTGCGACCGAAGGCGCCTTCAAGCCCTACAACTTTACCAAGCCGGACGGCACCCTTGATGGCTACGAAATCGAGCTGACCAAGTATCTCTGCGACCATATCAAAGTCGAATGCGAGATTGTCGTCCAGAATTTCGATGGCATGATCCCCGCGTTGAATGCCGGCAAGTTCGATGCGATCATCTCCGGCATGTCGGCAACGGAAAAGCGCGAGAAAGTCATCGATTTTAGCAACTCTTACGGTTCGACCGGCCAGGCGTTTGCAACCCTGAAATCAAGCCCGCTGGCCGGCATGCCGTCAAAGGGCGAAGTCTTCTCGCTGGCTTCGAACGAGGCCGGCGCCATGGCTATCCTGGAAAAGGTAAAGCCGATGCTGCAGGGCAAGACCATCGGCGTGCAGACCGCGTCGACGGGGGCTTCCTTTGTCGACAAGTACCTCAAGGGTGTCGTCGAAGTTCGTGAATACAAGACCACCGAAGAGCATGACCTCGACCTGGCCGCCGGCCGCGTCGATGTTGTCATGGCATCGATGGCCTATCTGACCACGGCATCCGAAAAGCCCGGCAACGAAGGCATGACAACCGCAGGCCCGCGCTTCCAGGGCGGCTTTCTCGGACGCGGCAGCTCGGTTGGCCTGCGCAAGACCGACCCGGAACTGAAGGCCATGTTCAACGACGCGATCGCAGCCGCCAAGGCGGACGGTACGATCAAGAAACTGTCCGAGAAGTGGTTCGGGTTTGACGTTACGCCGCTTTGA
- a CDS encoding ABC transporter ATP-binding protein: protein MNLPLSAAGSLALSVKDIHKSFGPVEVLKGISLDAREGEVVSILGSSGSGKSTFLRCINMLETPDSGSVTVSGETIRMRPVGNGRSKPADIAQVDRVRSRLGMVFQSFNLWSHKTILENVIEAPVHVQKRPRKECLDEAEALLAKVGIADKRNQYPSHLSGGQQQRAAIARALAMRPEVMLFDEPTSALDPELVGEVLRVMRSLAEEGRTMLIVTHEMGFARDVSSRVIFLHKGRVEEEGSPKDVFENSKSDRFRQFIKG, encoded by the coding sequence ATGAACCTTCCCTTGTCTGCGGCAGGGTCTCTGGCGCTCAGCGTCAAGGATATTCACAAGAGCTTCGGCCCGGTTGAAGTCCTCAAGGGGATTTCGCTCGACGCGCGGGAGGGCGAGGTGGTTTCGATCCTCGGCTCGTCCGGTTCCGGCAAATCGACCTTCCTGCGCTGCATCAACATGCTTGAAACGCCGGATTCAGGCAGTGTGACCGTCAGTGGCGAAACAATCCGGATGCGGCCCGTGGGCAATGGCAGGAGCAAGCCGGCCGATATCGCGCAGGTGGACCGCGTCCGCTCACGGCTCGGCATGGTCTTCCAGAGCTTCAACCTCTGGTCCCACAAGACGATCCTCGAAAACGTCATCGAAGCGCCCGTGCACGTGCAGAAAAGGCCGCGCAAGGAATGCCTCGATGAGGCGGAAGCCCTGCTTGCCAAGGTCGGGATTGCTGACAAGCGCAATCAGTATCCGTCCCATCTGTCTGGCGGACAGCAGCAGCGCGCCGCTATTGCCCGGGCGCTTGCGATGCGCCCGGAGGTCATGCTGTTCGACGAGCCGACGTCCGCCCTCGACCCGGAACTCGTCGGCGAGGTGCTGCGCGTCATGCGGTCGCTCGCGGAAGAGGGGCGCACGATGCTGATCGTCACCCACGAAATGGGTTTTGCGCGCGATGTCTCCAGCCGGGTCATCTTTCTACACAAGGGGCGCGTCGAGGAAGAGGGCAGCCCGAAAGACGTCTTTGAGAATTCGAAATCCGACCGTTTCCGGCAGTTCATCAAGGGATGA
- a CDS encoding ABC transporter permease — MDWEFTRETFLSLISALPLTLALAGTSIALGAILALALALARTSGIFALDWFARAYVFVFRGTPLLVQIFLIYYGLSQFPAVRESLFWPVLREPFWCAVIALTLNNAAYASEIIRGGLQSVPHGQVEAARACGMPRLMVFRRVVLPLAIRQALPGYGNEMISMIKSTSLASIITLMEVTGVAARIISETYRAIEVFVVAGFIYLAINFLLTRLVQLVEFKLNPHLRQPENAAAAVIAGDAR; from the coding sequence ATGGATTGGGAATTTACGCGGGAAACGTTCCTCAGTCTCATTTCGGCGTTGCCGCTGACCTTGGCGCTCGCCGGCACATCCATCGCCCTGGGCGCCATCCTTGCGCTCGCTTTGGCGCTTGCGCGCACCTCAGGCATCTTCGCGCTGGATTGGTTTGCCCGCGCCTATGTCTTCGTCTTTCGCGGCACGCCGCTACTCGTCCAGATCTTCCTGATCTACTACGGTCTCAGCCAGTTTCCGGCCGTTCGGGAGAGCCTGTTCTGGCCCGTGCTGCGCGAACCGTTCTGGTGCGCTGTCATCGCGCTGACCCTCAACAACGCCGCCTATGCCAGCGAGATCATTCGCGGCGGATTGCAGTCGGTGCCGCATGGGCAGGTCGAGGCCGCGCGCGCCTGCGGCATGCCTCGGCTCATGGTCTTTCGCCGTGTCGTGCTGCCTTTGGCGATCCGCCAGGCGTTGCCGGGATACGGCAATGAAATGATTTCCATGATCAAGTCGACGTCGCTCGCCTCCATCATCACCCTCATGGAGGTTACCGGCGTGGCCGCGCGGATCATCTCCGAAACCTATCGTGCCATCGAGGTGTTTGTTGTCGCGGGGTTCATCTATCTGGCCATCAACTTCCTGCTGACGCGTCTCGTTCAGCTGGTCGAATTCAAGCTCAATCCGCATTTGCGGCAACCGGAAAACGCCGCGGCAGCGGTTATTGCAGGAGATGCGCGATGA
- a CDS encoding ABC transporter permease — MTQPGFLDLLSFGPDGWAKALLAGAWMTILIALSGYTIGAVIGTFGAWAKISGGRALRVAADAYTTVLRGIPDLLVIYLLYFGGSAAITAVGRLFGSEGFIGFPGFLAGALAVGITSGAQHTEVFRGAFKAVHRGEIEAAIACGMSRALRFRRIIAPLTLRHALPGLGNVWQVVLKESALVSITGVVELLRQSQIGAGSTGLPFDFYLIAGLIYLAISTVSSVALRQAERHFNRGVRRG, encoded by the coding sequence ATGACCCAGCCTGGATTCCTCGATCTTCTGAGCTTCGGGCCTGACGGCTGGGCAAAAGCGCTGCTTGCCGGCGCGTGGATGACGATTCTCATCGCGCTGTCGGGCTATACGATCGGGGCGGTTATCGGCACATTCGGCGCCTGGGCAAAGATTTCCGGCGGCCGTGCGCTGCGTGTTGCGGCCGATGCCTACACCACCGTCCTGCGCGGCATTCCGGACCTGCTCGTCATCTATCTTCTCTATTTCGGGGGTAGTGCGGCCATCACCGCAGTCGGTCGGCTTTTCGGCTCGGAAGGGTTCATCGGTTTTCCCGGTTTTCTGGCCGGCGCGCTGGCTGTCGGCATCACGTCGGGCGCGCAGCACACGGAAGTGTTTCGTGGCGCGTTCAAGGCGGTGCATCGCGGTGAAATCGAAGCTGCGATCGCTTGCGGCATGTCACGCGCCTTGCGCTTCCGCCGCATTATCGCACCGCTGACGTTGCGGCATGCGCTGCCGGGTCTCGGCAATGTCTGGCAGGTCGTGCTGAAGGAATCGGCGCTGGTCTCCATCACGGGTGTGGTCGAGCTTCTGCGGCAGTCGCAGATCGGCGCCGGATCGACGGGCTTGCCGTTCGACTTCTATCTGATCGCGGGCCTGATCTATCTCGCCATTTCGACTGTCTCCAGCGTCGCCCTGCGGCAGGCCGAACGCCATTTCAACCGCGGCGTGAGGAGAGGCTGA
- a CDS encoding M20 family metallopeptidase: MKNSDSVWNFVEAKRDVFSALSDRIWGMPETNYEEFRSCEEHARLLAEQGFRVERDVAGLPTAVMGEAGEGGPVIAILGEFDALPGLSQEAGVAEERAVVAGGNGHGCGHNLLGAGSMMAAAAVKDYLAANGIKGRVRYYGCPAEEGGSSKGFMVRAGVFDDVDVAISWHPAAFAGVNNPISLACNELNFHFSGRASHASATPHLGRSALDAVELMNVGVNYMREHMPSTARVHYAITDAGGAAPNVVQARATVRYLIRARTLTELLALVARVKKVAEGAAMMTETTVRSEIISGDANLVGNTPLEERMFANLQRLGPPVFDAADNETARAFQKTFSREDISASYARFGLTPKKDQALCDIIYPLGGGDGSIVGSTDVGTVSWVVPTVQMRGATYAIGTPGHSWQLVAQGTLPAAHKGMEHAAKVMASTALDLIGDPALIAAAKADHRARLDGNPFVNPIPDDVSPPLPENSDGR; this comes from the coding sequence ATGAAAAACTCCGATTCCGTCTGGAATTTTGTCGAAGCAAAACGCGATGTCTTTTCCGCGCTGAGCGATCGCATCTGGGGAATGCCGGAAACGAATTACGAGGAGTTCCGCTCCTGCGAGGAACATGCGCGGCTGCTGGCCGAGCAAGGGTTTCGCGTCGAGCGCGATGTGGCCGGGCTGCCGACGGCCGTGATGGGCGAGGCGGGGGAAGGCGGTCCTGTCATTGCCATTCTCGGCGAGTTCGATGCGCTGCCGGGACTGAGCCAGGAAGCGGGTGTAGCCGAGGAGCGAGCGGTTGTCGCCGGCGGCAACGGTCATGGCTGCGGCCATAACCTGTTGGGTGCGGGCTCGATGATGGCCGCCGCCGCGGTCAAGGATTATCTGGCGGCAAACGGTATCAAGGGGCGCGTTCGTTACTATGGCTGCCCTGCCGAAGAAGGCGGCTCCTCCAAGGGCTTCATGGTGCGGGCCGGTGTCTTCGATGATGTGGATGTCGCCATATCCTGGCATCCGGCCGCGTTTGCCGGGGTCAACAATCCGATTTCGCTTGCCTGCAACGAGCTCAACTTCCATTTCAGCGGTCGCGCGTCGCATGCGTCGGCGACGCCGCATCTCGGCCGCAGCGCGCTCGATGCCGTCGAACTGATGAATGTCGGCGTCAACTACATGCGCGAGCACATGCCATCGACGGCGCGCGTCCACTACGCAATTACCGATGCGGGTGGGGCCGCGCCGAATGTCGTTCAGGCGCGTGCGACGGTGCGCTATCTGATCCGCGCCCGGACGCTGACGGAACTGCTGGCGCTTGTCGCACGTGTCAAGAAAGTCGCCGAGGGTGCGGCCATGATGACCGAGACCACCGTGCGCAGCGAAATTATCAGCGGCGACGCCAATCTCGTCGGCAACACCCCGCTCGAGGAGCGCATGTTCGCCAACCTCCAGCGCCTGGGGCCACCGGTCTTCGATGCTGCCGACAATGAGACCGCACGCGCCTTTCAGAAGACATTCTCACGGGAGGACATTTCGGCGTCCTATGCGCGCTTCGGCCTGACGCCGAAGAAAGATCAGGCTCTCTGTGATATCATCTACCCGCTGGGCGGAGGCGATGGCTCGATCGTCGGCTCCACGGACGTCGGTACCGTGAGCTGGGTCGTGCCGACCGTGCAGATGCGCGGCGCCACCTATGCGATCGGGACGCCGGGGCATTCCTGGCAACTGGTGGCCCAGGGCACCTTGCCGGCCGCCCACAAGGGCATGGAACACGCGGCAAAGGTCATGGCGAGCACCGCGCTCGACCTCATTGGCGATCCCGCTCTCATCGCGGCGGCCAAAGCCGACCACAGGGCGCGCCTCGACGGAAATCCGTTCGTCAACCCCATACCGGATGACGTTTCGCCGCCCCTGCCGGAGAACAGTGATGGCCGGTAA
- a CDS encoding GntR family transcriptional regulator has protein sequence MSEVESQAAERDVTELVLQDILTGMLPAGTWLKQIDLERRYDCTRPEVRRALDRLSQKRLVEHVPNRGYHVYQPDGRRADEVSDIRVILETAVADRMITNATPDSIATLRRLARHFDDMTLTGTVLEHYEANLAFHRELLLLGGNQELVDLVSEIRQRTSSAPVSQWRTRARIEQSGREHHMMINALEAGDAGELRRLITLHIRQPKGA, from the coding sequence ATGAGTGAAGTTGAAAGCCAGGCGGCCGAGCGCGACGTTACCGAACTCGTTCTTCAGGATATCCTGACGGGCATGCTGCCCGCAGGCACGTGGCTGAAACAGATCGACCTTGAGCGTCGATATGATTGCACACGACCGGAGGTGCGACGCGCCCTCGATCGGCTATCGCAAAAACGGCTGGTCGAGCATGTTCCCAACCGCGGTTACCATGTCTATCAGCCCGATGGCCGGCGCGCCGACGAGGTCAGCGATATCCGCGTCATTCTCGAAACGGCCGTGGCCGACAGGATGATTACCAATGCGACGCCGGACAGCATCGCCACCCTGCGCCGGCTTGCTCGACATTTCGACGACATGACGCTGACGGGCACCGTGCTGGAACACTATGAAGCGAACCTGGCCTTTCATCGGGAGCTTCTTCTTCTGGGCGGCAATCAGGAACTGGTCGATCTTGTTTCGGAAATCCGCCAGCGCACATCCTCGGCCCCCGTTTCGCAATGGCGGACACGCGCACGGATCGAACAATCCGGCCGCGAGCATCACATGATGATCAACGCGCTCGAAGCAGGTGACGCCGGGGAATTGAGGCGGCTCATCACCCTCCATATCCGCCAGCCGAAGGGCGCGTAA
- the fabI gene encoding enoyl-ACP reductase FabI, with protein sequence MSIPVVNAQLLRGKKGLIVGIANDRSIAWGCARAFRAFGAELAITYLNDKAKPHVEPLAREVESPIFLPMDVAVEGQLEAVFDTISKTWGELDFVVHSIAFSPKDTLGGRVVDVPRDGFLKTMDISCWSFIRMAHLAEPLMKNGGTLFTMTYYGSQKVVENYNIMGVAKAALESAARYLAAELGPKNIRVHAISPGALATRAASGIPEFDELLEKTKTKSPARELISIDDVGVATAFLAHDAARLITGQVLYVDGGYHIID encoded by the coding sequence ATGTCCATCCCGGTCGTCAATGCGCAGCTCCTCAGGGGCAAGAAAGGGCTGATCGTGGGCATCGCCAATGATCGTTCCATAGCCTGGGGGTGCGCACGAGCATTTCGTGCCTTTGGCGCCGAGCTTGCAATCACCTATCTCAATGACAAGGCCAAGCCGCACGTGGAGCCTCTCGCACGGGAGGTCGAAAGTCCGATCTTCCTGCCGATGGATGTGGCGGTTGAGGGCCAGCTCGAAGCTGTGTTCGACACGATTTCAAAGACCTGGGGCGAACTCGATTTCGTCGTGCACTCCATCGCCTTCTCGCCGAAGGATACGCTGGGCGGCAGGGTTGTCGACGTCCCACGCGACGGCTTCCTGAAGACGATGGATATTTCCTGCTGGTCCTTCATTCGCATGGCCCATCTCGCCGAGCCGCTGATGAAGAATGGCGGCACGCTGTTTACGATGACCTATTACGGCTCGCAAAAGGTCGTCGAGAACTACAACATCATGGGCGTGGCGAAGGCCGCGCTGGAGAGCGCCGCCCGTTATCTGGCGGCGGAACTGGGACCAAAGAATATCCGGGTCCACGCCATCTCGCCGGGAGCGCTGGCGACGCGTGCCGCCTCTGGCATTCCCGAATTCGATGAGTTGCTGGAAAAGACAAAGACGAAGTCGCCGGCCAGGGAACTCATCAGTATCGATGACGTCGGCGTTGCGACGGCCTTTCTCGCGCATGACGCCGCACGCCTGATCACCGGTCAGGTCCTTTACGTGGACGGCGGCTATCACATCATCGATTGA
- a CDS encoding acetate/propionate family kinase has translation MDTILVVNAGSSSLKFQIFEIAGVRLERRIRGQMDGIGTRPRLRATAVDATTLVDRSYEPDVVKDLPAAIAETRTWLQSLEGITLSAVGHRVVHGGPDYAQPILIDHDILDKLATFQELAPLHQPNNLAPIRLAMGINPDVPQIACFDTAFHRDHAVHTDCYALPWAFYEEGIRRYGFHGLSYEYIAERLAEVAPQIAQGRVIVAHLGSGASMCALRDGRSLETSMGFTALDGLPMSTRPGQMDPGVVLYLLDQKGMSAADVTDLLYRASGLKGLSGISGDMRDLLASDHPRAALAIDHFIHRCALSVGMLAGALGGLDAFVFTAGVGENAPAIRARIAERLTWLGAELDPDANERGAMLISTQASSVALYVLPTDEELMIARHTLALITAS, from the coding sequence ATGGACACTATCCTCGTCGTCAACGCTGGCTCATCAAGCCTCAAGTTTCAGATTTTCGAGATCGCCGGCGTTCGATTGGAGCGTCGCATCCGCGGGCAGATGGATGGGATTGGAACCCGGCCACGACTGCGCGCTACCGCCGTCGATGCCACGACGCTGGTCGATCGCAGCTACGAGCCTGATGTGGTGAAGGATCTGCCCGCAGCTATCGCGGAGACCCGCACCTGGCTGCAATCGCTGGAGGGTATCACGCTGAGCGCCGTCGGCCACCGCGTGGTTCACGGCGGGCCGGACTATGCGCAACCGATCCTGATCGACCACGATATTCTCGACAAGCTCGCGACTTTTCAGGAGCTTGCACCGTTGCACCAGCCCAACAATCTGGCACCGATCCGCCTTGCCATGGGCATCAATCCGGATGTTCCCCAAATCGCCTGTTTTGACACGGCCTTCCATCGTGACCATGCGGTCCATACGGACTGCTACGCCTTGCCATGGGCGTTTTACGAGGAGGGCATTCGCCGCTACGGGTTCCACGGACTTTCCTATGAATACATCGCGGAGCGGCTGGCGGAGGTTGCGCCCCAAATCGCGCAGGGTCGCGTCATTGTTGCTCATCTCGGTAGCGGAGCTTCTATGTGCGCGTTGCGGGACGGTCGCAGCCTTGAGACGAGCATGGGCTTCACGGCTCTTGACGGCTTGCCGATGAGCACAAGGCCAGGCCAGATGGATCCCGGCGTCGTTCTCTATCTGCTCGACCAGAAGGGCATGAGCGCCGCTGACGTCACGGATCTCCTCTATAGGGCGTCTGGCCTCAAGGGGTTGTCTGGCATTTCCGGCGATATGCGTGACCTGCTCGCCAGCGATCATCCACGCGCCGCCCTTGCGATCGATCATTTCATACATCGCTGCGCGCTGAGTGTCGGGATGCTCGCTGGCGCGCTGGGAGGTCTGGATGCGTTCGTTTTCACCGCTGGCGTTGGAGAAAACGCGCCGGCTATCCGGGCGCGCATTGCCGAGCGCTTGACATGGCTTGGCGCAGAGCTTGATCCTGACGCCAACGAAAGAGGTGCGATGCTGATTTCCACCCAGGCGAGCAGCGTCGCGCTCTATGTCCTGCCGACGGATGAGGAACTGATGATCGCGCGCCATACGCTTGCACTGATCACTGCGTCCTGA
- a CDS encoding phosphate acetyltransferase, with protein MADTAATTHEPSKYDRLIAAAQKATPAVTIVAHPCDETSLRGALEAAEYRLIVPVLIGPEAKIRGVAAASGLDLREHEIIDVPHSHAAAAKAVALIREGRGDLLMKGSLHTDELMREVTASATGLRTERRISHVFVMDVPRHADTLFITDAAINIFPDLDVKRDIVQNAIDLWVTIGLGQPRVAIVSAVETVTTKIPSTIEAAALCKMAERGQITGGLLDGPLAFDNAISPEAAEIKGLTSPVAGRAQIIVVPDLEAGNMLAKNLTFLAGADAAGIVLGARVPIVLTSRADSVRSRLASCAVATLYAAARRQLVQVVA; from the coding sequence TTGGCTGACACGGCTGCGACGACCCATGAGCCATCAAAATACGACCGCCTGATTGCGGCCGCACAGAAGGCGACGCCCGCCGTCACGATCGTGGCGCACCCCTGTGACGAAACCTCCCTGCGCGGCGCCTTGGAAGCCGCCGAGTATCGCCTGATCGTCCCGGTGCTGATCGGGCCTGAAGCCAAGATACGGGGGGTGGCGGCCGCCAGTGGCCTTGATTTGCGGGAGCACGAGATCATCGACGTGCCGCACAGCCATGCGGCGGCTGCAAAGGCAGTAGCCCTGATCCGGGAGGGAAGGGGCGATCTCCTGATGAAGGGCAGCCTGCATACCGACGAACTGATGCGGGAAGTGACCGCCTCAGCCACCGGCCTTCGAACAGAAAGGCGCATCAGCCACGTGTTTGTTATGGATGTTCCCCGCCACGCGGACACGCTTTTTATCACCGATGCGGCAATCAACATCTTTCCCGATCTGGATGTCAAACGGGACATCGTGCAGAATGCCATCGACCTCTGGGTCACGATAGGTCTGGGGCAGCCGCGGGTGGCGATCGTGTCCGCTGTCGAGACCGTGACCACGAAGATCCCCTCGACCATCGAGGCTGCGGCCCTGTGCAAGATGGCCGAGCGCGGCCAGATCACCGGTGGATTGCTCGACGGTCCGCTTGCATTCGACAACGCGATAAGTCCGGAAGCTGCAGAAATCAAAGGACTTACCTCGCCGGTGGCCGGCCGGGCACAGATCATCGTCGTGCCTGATCTGGAAGCCGGCAACATGCTGGCCAAGAACCTGACTTTTCTCGCTGGTGCCGATGCGGCCGGCATCGTACTGGGTGCGCGCGTCCCGATCGTGCTGACGTCGCGGGCGGATTCCGTGCGCAGCCGCCTGGCTTCGTGCGCTGTTGCAACCCTCTACGCAGCCGCGCGACGCCAGCTGGTACAGGTGGTGGCCTGA